DNA from Actinomycetota bacterium:
GGGCAGTGCAGCCAGAACGGACGAGGGTGGCTGGAAGGTCGGCGGCACGTCTGACTTGGACCCAGTGATCAATGTCTACAACGATCCGCTTGTTCGCTGGATGTTCACCGATGAGCAGCTGACTGCCGGGCCGGCCGTAGATCAGGATCGAGCAAAGCAGATCGCGATCACTCTGCTTTCTCCGCTTGGCGTGCCCGTTGACGAAGTCGAGTGGGAGATCCTGCGCGACCAGAATCGGGTAGTAGTCCATGCGTGGCTGGTGCTTAAGGGCCTGCGCACCGAGCTTGGTTGGACAGTGGTCGTGGCACCCGATGGTGAGGTGGTGTGGGCGGATGGCTTTGCAGCAACGCTGGTGCCTGTGCCCGGTTACCCAGTGCTTGGTGCCACTGATGCTCTCAATCGTGCGCTGAAGCCGGGTTGGCAGTTCGCTGGACCAACTCCTTGGACAGGCTCGGGCGCTGGCATTGACGTGGCTGTCCCTGGCCCCGTGCCGACGGTGAAGGGCAAGCCGGCGCTGGTAGCCGGGGTTCTGGTACTGACAGCCAATCGCGCTGAACTCGGCTTGGCTCAATTCTGGCAGCCTGATGGCAGTTTGCTGATCCTGCCGTCGTACGTCATCACCACCAGCGACGACCGAAAATGGACTTTGCTCGCTGTGACCAATGCCTACATTGATGTGCGCGACATGGTCCCGGCCGCTGATGTGCCCAACCCGGCAATCGCAGTCCCCTAATCAGGGGTAGCCTTCACTTTCGCATTCATGCATGGCGAGGTGGCAGAGCGGCCGATTGCAGGCGCCTTGAAAGCGCCCGTGGGGAAACTCACCGGGGGTTCAAATCCCTCCCTCGCCGCAGAGACGGAGATGGCGATGAGCGAGTTGGTGCTCATCGCCATCGATGTCTGGTTCTTGTTCTTCGTCTCGGTGGCCGCTGGCTTCTGGGCGAGCTACTGGCCGGACGCATGGCTGCAGCGGGACCCTTTTCCATTGCGCCTGTATCGCTGGGAAAGCATTGAGTTCTATAGAGGTTTGTGGGTTACCGCTCTGGTGCGCCGGTTGCCCGAGGCCGGCAACACCTTTGGCGGCCATTCCAAGAAGCGCCTGTTCGGTTCAGACTCCATGAGCTTGAACCGCTACTTGATGGAAGTGCGCCGCGGCGAGTGGGTGCATCAGATGTCGTGCCTCGCAGCGATTCCGCTGTTCTTCTTCAACCCATGGTGGCAAGCACTGTTGTTCTTGCTGGCCGCAATTGCGGTGAATTCAGGATTCATCATCATCCTTCGGTACAACCGCATACGTCTATTGAAGCTGCGCACGCGCTTGCAGTAGCGCTACTCGTTCAGGGAATCGATATCGATGACGAAGCGGTATCGAATATCGCTGGCGACCACGCGATCCCAGGCCTCGTTGACATCTTGAATCTTGATCACTTCGACGTCGGCGCCGAAGTTGTGCTCGCCGCAGAAGTCGAGCATCTCCTGAGTTTCACGGATGCTGCCGATGCCCGAGCCAGCAAGACTCTTTTGGCTTCCCAGCAGTGAGCCGGAGTTGACTGTCAGCGGATCGGTCGGAACGCCGACCATGCACAGAGTTCCGTAGAGCCCGAGCAGGCTCAGGTACTGATCGACGTTCAGATTCACGGAAACTGTGTTGAGGATGAAGTCGAAGGAGTAGCGCGCCTTTTTCCAGGCTTCCTTGTCAGTGGACAGCAGGAAGTGGTCGGCTCCCAGACGCAGGGCGTCCTGCTCCTTGCCAGGGGAGTGGCTGATCAGCGTGACCTCGGCGCCCATCGCATGGGCAAGCTTGACGCCCATGTGTCCCAGACCGCCGAGTCCGACAATGCCAACTCTGCTGCCAGGTCCGACATTCCATCGCTTCAGTGGGGAGTATGTGGTGATGCCAGCGCACAACAGCGGTGCGGCCTCGGCCAGGCTCAAGTTCTCGGGGATGTGCAAGGCGTAGTTCTCGTCGATCACGATGTGCGTTGAGTAGCCGCCGTAAGTCGGGGTGACGAGGTCCTTCTCGAGTCCGTTGTATGTCGCAGTGCTGTGCCCAAGGCAGTAGTGGTCGTTGCCGGACTTGCAGTTCGCACACTCGCGACAGGAATCCACGAAGCAGCCCACGCCAGCGTGATCGCCGACCTTGAACTTGGTGACATTGGAACCAACCTCAGACACAACGCCGGCAATCTCATGCCCGGGAACCATCGGGAAGATGCCCTGGCCCCACTCTTCGCGGCCTTGATGGATGTCGGAGTGGCAGATGCCCGCGAACTTGATCGCGATGGTGATGTCGTCAGGCCCGAGCTCGCGCCGAGTGATGGTGGTCGGAGCGAGAGGTGCATTCGCGGTCGGGAGGGCAAAAGCGCGGACGTCCATGACACATTCCTTTGATCGGCGGTGGGCAAACCCTAGCCAATGTTTGCAGTGCCTACTTACGCGGTGTACT
Protein-coding regions in this window:
- a CDS encoding NAD(P)-dependent alcohol dehydrogenase; the encoded protein is MDVRAFALPTANAPLAPTTITRRELGPDDITIAIKFAGICHSDIHQGREEWGQGIFPMVPGHEIAGVVSEVGSNVTKFKVGDHAGVGCFVDSCRECANCKSGNDHYCLGHSTATYNGLEKDLVTPTYGGYSTHIVIDENYALHIPENLSLAEAAPLLCAGITTYSPLKRWNVGPGSRVGIVGLGGLGHMGVKLAHAMGAEVTLISHSPGKEQDALRLGADHFLLSTDKEAWKKARYSFDFILNTVSVNLNVDQYLSLLGLYGTLCMVGVPTDPLTVNSGSLLGSQKSLAGSGIGSIRETQEMLDFCGEHNFGADVEVIKIQDVNEAWDRVVASDIRYRFVIDIDSLNE